One Thioalkalivibrio sp. ALJ12 genomic window carries:
- a CDS encoding TRIC cation channel family protein, whose product MALTILAPFTAGASSPPSAADIGTPIPIAQQSAPETLRSGWFERPPYQAGSDSASRASPAGLDVRVAQEALAGVGHGAEFTPLSWNDQLAALRHGAIDFVIGSYFDSGRLDYAHYSQPYRQERNALYVRAGERGEYSFEDRAALVQTVRDGDFRLGVTTGYAYASSELADLVADPGEAARLYPAAGDEAHIQALIEGRIDGFVADPVIVDLLLARTDRARAIQTHPLDLGTVGVRVMFSRATVPAAFVEQFNAQLQALEDSRRMATLEVEHVLPAFLSMATSETWFNTLTLLGILAFSASGLILARRERYNLFGALVLASLPAIGGGVLRDLLLGRDPIFIFETPEFLLVPIVVVGVGFVLYKLHDHVLVRWHLVQELLARQQKGLGGRVVGNLQRGLDAWAVASFTVIGVGVAVESQASPLWLWGPVMAVVTASFGVIMRDVVRSDFNIDMLKRDSFAEISVLGGILYSLILLWPPVELSLGFILIATHAVIVLLFLARLGVLYWGRPNPLQMGDPHTLPERRLETLARREPQAWSSLTRYLTEDAEGRARPAGPGELERLHKDFEYLLQPVFAELDRLAGEPLLEAAARRHEALRDRFRLVARLEQQLYDHLRATVTDMETAADEVAWALEGRVLEALRGLLDATTMAASSTDPDDLAWLRDMTANQRSRFDALRARYLDPDHFQPGGALDRVLQRTHRVERMLWMLAEYAERRLEPTLSPVQGDRRALQRRFLRAE is encoded by the coding sequence GTGCGGGTCGCGCAGGAGGCGCTGGCCGGTGTCGGGCATGGCGCCGAGTTCACGCCGCTTTCCTGGAACGACCAGCTCGCCGCACTGCGCCACGGCGCGATCGACTTCGTCATCGGCAGCTATTTTGATTCCGGTCGCCTCGACTATGCGCATTACTCGCAGCCCTACCGTCAGGAACGTAACGCCCTCTATGTGCGCGCCGGCGAGCGCGGTGAATATTCATTCGAGGACCGCGCCGCCCTGGTCCAGACGGTTCGCGACGGAGACTTCCGGCTGGGAGTGACCACGGGTTATGCCTACGCCTCCAGCGAGCTGGCCGACCTGGTCGCGGATCCGGGGGAGGCCGCGCGCCTGTATCCCGCGGCCGGTGACGAGGCCCATATCCAGGCGCTGATCGAGGGCCGGATCGACGGCTTTGTCGCGGACCCCGTGATTGTGGACCTGCTACTGGCGCGGACGGATCGTGCCCGTGCGATCCAGACACATCCGCTGGACCTGGGGACCGTTGGCGTGCGGGTGATGTTTTCCCGCGCCACCGTCCCCGCGGCGTTCGTCGAGCAGTTCAACGCGCAGCTGCAGGCCCTGGAGGACAGCCGGCGGATGGCCACGCTGGAAGTCGAGCATGTGCTGCCCGCGTTTCTCTCGATGGCTACCAGCGAGACCTGGTTCAATACGCTTACCCTGCTGGGAATCCTCGCGTTCTCCGCCTCCGGGCTGATCCTCGCCCGGCGCGAACGCTACAACCTGTTCGGCGCGCTGGTCCTGGCCTCGTTGCCGGCGATCGGCGGCGGCGTGCTGCGCGATCTGCTGCTGGGCCGCGACCCGATCTTCATCTTCGAGACGCCGGAGTTTCTGCTGGTCCCGATCGTGGTCGTGGGGGTCGGCTTCGTGCTGTACAAGCTGCATGACCATGTGCTGGTGCGCTGGCATCTCGTCCAGGAACTCCTGGCGCGGCAGCAGAAGGGATTGGGCGGGCGCGTAGTGGGGAATCTGCAGCGGGGTCTGGATGCCTGGGCCGTGGCCTCGTTCACCGTGATCGGCGTCGGGGTGGCCGTCGAGTCGCAGGCCAGCCCGTTGTGGCTCTGGGGCCCGGTAATGGCCGTGGTGACCGCCTCGTTCGGCGTGATCATGCGCGATGTGGTGCGCTCGGACTTCAACATCGACATGCTCAAGCGCGACTCCTTCGCCGAGATCTCGGTCCTGGGCGGCATTCTCTATTCGCTGATCCTGCTCTGGCCCCCGGTGGAGCTGAGCCTCGGATTCATCCTGATCGCCACGCATGCGGTGATCGTGCTGCTGTTCCTGGCGCGCCTCGGGGTTCTCTACTGGGGGCGGCCCAACCCGTTGCAGATGGGGGATCCGCATACCCTGCCGGAACGGCGTCTGGAGACACTGGCGCGTCGCGAGCCGCAGGCCTGGTCCAGTCTGACCCGCTACCTCACCGAGGATGCCGAGGGGCGGGCCCGCCCGGCCGGCCCCGGGGAGCTGGAACGCCTGCACAAGGACTTCGAATACCTGCTGCAGCCGGTGTTCGCCGAACTGGACCGGCTGGCGGGCGAGCCCCTGCTGGAGGCCGCCGCGCGCCGGCACGAGGCCCTGCGTGACCGCTTCCGGCTGGTCGCGCGCCTGGAGCAGCAGCTGTATGACCACCTGCGCGCGACTGTGACGGATATGGAGACCGCAGCCGACGAGGTGGCGTGGGCCCTGGAAGGCCGCGTTCTTGAGGCCCTGCGGGGATTGCTGGATGCCACGACCATGGCCGCGAGTTCCACGGACCCCGACGACCTGGCCTGGCTGCGCGACATGACGGCCAATCAGCGCAGCCGCTTCGATGCCCTGCGTGCCCGCTACCTCGACCCCGATCATTTCCAGCCCGGGGGTGCACTGGACCGCGTGCTGCAGCGCACCCACCGCGTGGAGCGCATGCTCTGGATGCTGGCGGAGTACGCGGAGCGGCGGCTGGAACCGACGTTGAGCCCGGTTCAGGGGGATCGGCGTGCACTGCAGCGGCGTTTCCTGCGCGCCGAATGA
- the cysZ gene encoding sulfate transporter CysZ — protein sequence MIIPLIINVLLVGALVAAAAVGFDALLAAWLPQTLDWLAWLLWPLFALFLLLVVGISAVALAAIVASPFSGPLAYRTAEGLGHPPLAAPRSLTAESVHALATAARKLGYYALLLIPVLIITFVPGLNLLAPAAWFLYGSWVLAVEFMEVPLANDGLAFDTVRRRLRERRLQTLAFGAGTTLLAMVPLVNLLLVPAAVIGATHLRTRQLAATP from the coding sequence GTGATCATTCCGCTGATCATCAATGTCCTGCTGGTGGGGGCGCTGGTCGCAGCCGCGGCGGTGGGCTTTGACGCCCTGCTCGCCGCCTGGCTGCCGCAGACCCTGGACTGGCTGGCCTGGCTGCTGTGGCCGCTGTTCGCCCTGTTCCTGCTGCTGGTGGTCGGGATATCCGCCGTGGCCCTGGCCGCGATCGTGGCCAGCCCCTTCTCCGGGCCGCTGGCCTACCGCACGGCCGAAGGCCTGGGCCATCCGCCGCTGGCCGCGCCGCGCTCGCTGACCGCGGAGTCCGTACACGCGCTGGCCACCGCGGCGCGCAAGCTCGGGTATTACGCCCTGCTACTGATCCCGGTGCTGATCATCACCTTCGTTCCGGGGCTCAACCTGCTCGCACCCGCTGCCTGGTTCCTCTATGGCAGCTGGGTCCTGGCGGTGGAGTTCATGGAGGTCCCGCTAGCCAACGACGGCCTGGCATTCGATACGGTGCGCCGGCGCCTGCGCGAACGCCGCCTGCAGACCCTCGCATTCGGCGCCGGGACGACGCTGCTGGCGATGGTACCCCTGGTGAACCTGCTGCTGGTGCCGGCCGCAGTGATCGGCGCCACACACCTGCGCACACGGCAGTTGGCCGCAACCCCATAG
- a CDS encoding DUF3185 family protein: protein MHWSRILGIALLVGGVILLVMGYNATESLGEELHETFTGRYTDDTRMYLIGGGIMAAVGLVLTLFGARR from the coding sequence ATGCACTGGAGCCGTATTCTCGGAATCGCCCTGCTGGTGGGTGGCGTCATCCTGCTGGTGATGGGCTACAACGCGACCGAAAGCCTGGGTGAAGAGCTGCACGAGACCTTCACCGGACGCTACACAGACGACACTCGCATGTACCTGATCGGTGGCGGCATCATGGCCGCAGTGGGTCTGGTCCTGACGTTGTTCGGGGCCCGCCGCTGA